In Nitrospiraceae bacterium, the following are encoded in one genomic region:
- a CDS encoding TonB-dependent receptor plug domain-containing protein produces the protein MWAIGDWRTVGLFVSIASVMSISWCANGSWAQESGAGAVDSVQREKQLRDQMQTILNELEELQKAKPATPAAEIPAAPVVKERETTAQVQEDGKGGEALEYELADISIVSKRVQRRPEGLSLSSTLPSETDSQPTRTMKESMESLPGVVMRQANGPRDFSMMIRGQGAKTTFAVRDIKIYEDGFIQTQSDGLSRLDIHDPWFMRSVEVTRGASSSLYDNYALGGMVHFRTRRGSDINGFETFVSGGSFGYHKEAFAVGEQYENLDISLFASNVGEDGFIRNSDYKTQTLNFNLRFKIDDKQNFYFKAITNWLDSRVPTRLTQAQFHADERQAGGAQTTCTPGVYNAGCANATLLHQQRVDRRTIIGGMYERQINANTVLTVEADYDVKDINQYFSQITDNVNPNYHHYTDLRHDGRLGDMPLRSYVGFFANQMEQEGQTFQNLATGFGTRGSLLQNNRGTIRNIGGRIREELEFVPKWTLAAGLGFEQSMVSVQQINYTGATPSPSSADRTFYNWAPEMSLTWKPAEGYRHWVRGSTGYGIPGFGNLLRDPITGLPGSNFDLKPQKNLNTEIGTESKLTKDLLIQLVGFWTFFKNEIITQTISGANTASVNADSSQYRGIEMFYDYRPVTGLRLSGAYTHIDAKYINFSDRLATGFLARDGNKVPNVPTDVFFTKAEYDHWQSGWGAWVEGNYYNSYFLNNSNTFGIPSYFIANVNVHKTFEVKNSWFRFAKLYVEVDNIADKKYAASGQVIGGETAGAAALNQIFFAGYGRAIYGGITLGLF, from the coding sequence ATGTGGGCCATTGGTGATTGGAGAACAGTCGGATTATTCGTCTCTATTGCCTCGGTAATGTCGATCTCATGGTGTGCAAACGGTTCGTGGGCGCAAGAGTCCGGTGCCGGAGCCGTAGACTCCGTTCAGCGGGAAAAGCAGCTACGCGACCAGATGCAAACCATCCTAAACGAACTGGAGGAACTGCAGAAGGCCAAGCCGGCTACTCCGGCCGCTGAGATTCCAGCCGCTCCCGTCGTGAAGGAGAGGGAGACGACGGCGCAGGTGCAGGAAGACGGGAAGGGGGGCGAGGCGCTGGAGTATGAGTTGGCCGATATCAGCATCGTCAGTAAACGGGTGCAGCGACGTCCTGAAGGTCTTTCCCTTTCCTCGACGCTCCCGTCGGAAACCGATTCCCAGCCGACCAGAACCATGAAGGAGTCGATGGAGTCATTGCCGGGCGTAGTCATGCGGCAAGCGAACGGACCGCGCGATTTCAGCATGATGATCCGCGGCCAGGGTGCCAAAACGACGTTCGCGGTGCGGGATATCAAAATATACGAAGACGGGTTCATCCAGACTCAGTCGGATGGTTTGTCTCGCCTGGATATTCATGATCCGTGGTTCATGCGGAGCGTGGAAGTGACGCGCGGCGCGTCATCCTCCCTCTACGACAACTATGCCTTGGGCGGCATGGTGCATTTCAGGACGCGCCGGGGCAGCGACATCAACGGCTTTGAGACGTTCGTGTCGGGCGGTTCCTTCGGCTATCACAAGGAGGCCTTCGCCGTCGGTGAGCAATACGAGAACCTCGATATCTCCCTCTTTGCCAGCAACGTCGGAGAAGACGGGTTCATTCGCAACAGCGACTATAAAACCCAGACGCTCAATTTCAATCTGCGGTTCAAGATCGACGACAAGCAGAATTTCTACTTCAAGGCCATTACCAACTGGCTGGATTCCCGTGTTCCGACCCGGTTGACCCAGGCGCAGTTCCATGCCGACGAGCGCCAGGCGGGCGGCGCTCAAACGACCTGTACGCCGGGCGTCTACAACGCCGGCTGCGCCAATGCGACCTTGCTGCACCAGCAGCGCGTCGACCGCCGCACCATCATCGGCGGTATGTACGAGCGGCAGATCAATGCGAATACGGTGCTGACGGTGGAGGCGGACTACGACGTCAAGGACATCAATCAGTACTTCTCGCAAATCACCGACAACGTCAATCCCAACTATCACCACTATACGGATCTGCGGCATGACGGCAGGCTCGGCGACATGCCGCTCCGCAGTTACGTCGGCTTCTTCGCCAATCAAATGGAGCAAGAAGGCCAGACGTTCCAGAATCTGGCGACGGGCTTCGGGACGCGCGGATCGTTGTTGCAAAACAACCGGGGCACCATCCGCAACATCGGCGGTCGCATCCGCGAGGAGTTGGAATTCGTGCCGAAGTGGACTCTGGCGGCAGGCTTGGGCTTTGAACAGTCGATGGTGAGCGTCCAGCAAATCAACTACACCGGCGCGACACCCTCGCCGAGCAGTGCGGATCGGACGTTTTACAACTGGGCGCCGGAAATGTCCCTGACCTGGAAGCCGGCCGAAGGCTATCGCCACTGGGTGCGTGGTTCCACGGGCTATGGTATTCCGGGCTTCGGTAATTTGCTGCGGGATCCGATCACAGGCCTCCCGGGATCCAATTTCGACCTGAAGCCGCAGAAGAACCTCAACACGGAAATCGGCACCGAGTCGAAGCTCACCAAGGACCTGTTGATCCAGTTGGTCGGGTTCTGGACCTTCTTCAAGAACGAAATCATCACGCAGACGATTTCGGGCGCCAATACGGCTTCGGTCAATGCGGACTCATCTCAGTACCGCGGGATCGAAATGTTCTACGACTACCGTCCGGTGACCGGCTTACGCTTGTCGGGCGCCTACACCCACATCGATGCCAAGTACATCAACTTCTCCGACCGCTTGGCGACGGGGTTTCTGGCTCGGGACGGCAACAAGGTCCCCAATGTGCCCACCGACGTGTTCTTCACCAAAGCGGAATACGATCACTGGCAGAGCGGTTGGGGCGCTTGGGTCGAGGGTAATTACTACAACAGTTACTTCCTCAACAACAGCAATACATTCGGGATCCCGTCGTATTTCATCGCGAACGTCAACGTGCACAAGACATTCGAAGTCAAGAATTCGTGGTTCCGATTCGCGAAGCTCTATGTCGAAGTGGACAACATCGCCGATAAGAAGTACGCCGCGTCCGGCCAGGTGATCGGCGGAGAGACCGCCGGCGCCGCCGCGTTGAACCAGATCTTCTTTGCCGGCTACGGCAGAGCGATCTATGGAGGCATCACGCTGGGCCTGTTCTAA
- a CDS encoding helix-turn-helix domain-containing protein — translation MMKQLLRVEEAADALAVSRWTIYRWVEQGRLEGTKIGRGSLRVFRTSIEKLVQQNRVDDCRLTV, via the coding sequence ATGATGAAACAGCTGTTGCGCGTCGAGGAAGCCGCGGATGCATTAGCCGTGAGCCGCTGGACCATCTACCGATGGGTGGAGCAGGGGCGACTCGAGGGGACCAAGATCGGGCGCGGAAGCCTGCGGGTGTTCCGGACTTCGATCGAGAAACTGGTCCAGCAAAATAGGGTAGACGACTGCCGACTCACTGTGTGA
- a CDS encoding S9 family peptidase encodes MFRWLVILFLLCAIPAQAATAADTTSLEAFASLPRIVSVQLSPSGQQLALLRNQDGKSMLVTQTVAGQDSRVVVTTDNGEHVINWFTWVNDERMVVSLQVAAVSGKAEQQDTRLLAVNRDGSQQKSDLLKSSSFLFAPKHVPQFQDRIIGDLPDDSRHVLMQLDFERPLSPDVYKVDVYSGERTIVETNPGLHTGVRNVSNWVVDREGKVRAGVGQDRTTVRVIAKAPGSDSWREFAEYDLTKETGPYPLGFDEDPRWLYVRDMHRGRTSIFKIDTADPGADRILVATDPKCDLLGDLVYSRWRRKVVGVRYGAEDQRVLFWDFDAQRLQARVDRALPGRTNIVHSTNGDGHLHIVKSGGVAHPPEWYLFDERDSHVAKLGDAYEGFAALRPVVPEPVRVLARDGKEVPVQLVKPRGLDGRRMPMVVYPHGNLSSRDSTGFDPWTQWFVSQGWMVLQVSFRGVGAFGDDFLRGGFQRWGLEMQNDLTDSVRWAVQEGFADPNRVCIVGANYGGYAALMGVVRTPELYRCAVSLGGITDLPQLVSDSRWYLNRKDVSEARIGSWWGDPERLQETSPTTHAKELKAPLLLLHGAADRLIPVAHSRELAAALKAAGIGTIRYVELPQADYQLNADEDRLQVFQELDRFLHQYLD; translated from the coding sequence ATGTTCCGCTGGCTCGTTATTTTGTTCCTGCTCTGTGCGATCCCGGCCCAGGCCGCAACGGCGGCCGATACGACCAGTCTAGAAGCCTTCGCCTCCCTCCCACGCATCGTCTCCGTTCAGCTCTCGCCGTCAGGACAACAGCTGGCCCTGCTTCGCAACCAGGACGGCAAGTCGATGCTCGTCACGCAGACCGTCGCTGGGCAAGACTCCCGCGTGGTGGTGACCACCGACAATGGGGAACACGTCATCAACTGGTTCACCTGGGTCAATGACGAGCGGATGGTGGTGAGTCTCCAGGTTGCCGCCGTCAGCGGCAAGGCCGAGCAGCAAGACACGCGATTGTTGGCCGTCAATCGCGACGGGAGCCAACAGAAGTCCGATTTGCTCAAAAGTTCTTCGTTCCTGTTCGCTCCTAAACACGTTCCCCAGTTCCAGGATCGGATCATCGGGGATCTGCCCGACGATTCCCGGCATGTCCTCATGCAACTGGATTTCGAGCGGCCGCTGTCTCCCGACGTGTACAAGGTGGATGTATATAGCGGTGAGCGGACGATCGTCGAAACCAATCCGGGACTGCACACCGGTGTCCGCAATGTGTCGAATTGGGTCGTTGACCGCGAAGGGAAGGTGCGGGCAGGCGTCGGGCAGGATCGGACCACTGTTCGAGTGATCGCGAAAGCTCCGGGGAGCGATTCCTGGCGTGAGTTTGCCGAATACGACCTGACGAAGGAAACAGGACCCTATCCGTTGGGGTTCGACGAAGACCCACGCTGGCTGTATGTGCGGGACATGCATCGTGGACGGACGTCGATCTTCAAGATCGATACGGCCGATCCCGGTGCGGACCGGATCCTCGTCGCGACCGATCCCAAGTGCGATTTGCTGGGGGATCTCGTCTATTCTCGCTGGCGACGCAAGGTCGTGGGGGTCCGCTATGGCGCGGAGGACCAACGTGTGCTGTTCTGGGATTTCGACGCGCAACGTCTGCAAGCCCGAGTCGATCGGGCGTTGCCGGGCCGGACCAATATCGTCCACAGCACCAACGGGGACGGTCATCTGCACATCGTGAAATCCGGAGGTGTCGCGCATCCCCCCGAATGGTACCTATTCGATGAACGGGACAGCCACGTGGCCAAATTGGGCGATGCCTATGAAGGCTTCGCCGCGCTGCGTCCCGTCGTGCCGGAACCGGTCAGGGTGTTGGCTCGGGACGGGAAAGAGGTGCCGGTGCAGTTGGTGAAGCCAAGAGGGCTTGATGGGCGGCGCATGCCTATGGTCGTTTATCCCCACGGCAATCTGTCCTCGCGTGACTCGACCGGGTTCGATCCCTGGACCCAGTGGTTCGTCAGTCAGGGGTGGATGGTCCTGCAAGTCAGTTTTCGCGGCGTCGGTGCGTTCGGCGATGATTTTCTGCGGGGGGGATTTCAGCGCTGGGGGCTCGAGATGCAGAACGACCTGACCGATAGCGTGCGCTGGGCGGTTCAGGAAGGATTCGCGGATCCGAACAGGGTCTGCATCGTCGGGGCCAACTATGGCGGGTATGCGGCTTTGATGGGAGTCGTGCGCACGCCGGAGTTGTACCGTTGCGCCGTCAGTTTGGGCGGCATCACGGATTTACCGCAATTGGTTTCCGACAGCCGTTGGTATTTGAACCGCAAGGATGTGTCCGAGGCTCGGATCGGTTCTTGGTGGGGCGATCCCGAACGCCTGCAGGAGACATCACCGACTACCCATGCCAAGGAACTCAAAGCGCCTCTCCTATTGTTGCATGGGGCTGCCGATCGGCTGATTCCGGTCGCCCATTCGCGAGAGCTGGCCGCCGCACTCAAGGCGGCCGGGATCGGAACCATTCGGTATGTCGAACTACCCCAAGCCGACTATCAACTCAACGCGGACGAAGACCGTCTGCAGGTGTTTCAAGAACTCGACCGCTTCCTTCACCAGTATCTCGACTGA
- a CDS encoding exo-alpha-sialidase, translating to MFAAWLCLLFLLWLSPGPAQAESPSIPDVTLAPAQVVAAGPIAFSPPSLQYDAAGTLHVVWQEKPDSQGLVKSLRLAGASRRPDDPVQVSSVGLGPDALHQAPAVTVGGEDQVFVSWSTANRAAGAMFASDLRVASSRDGGRSFSPPVLVNDDGLPIAHTFDDILRGPEQDLYVMWLDGRGKDRSGAAVQFACSRDGGATFSPNLTVDGMACPCCRPMLAAAPDGSLWAAWRKTFDGHVRDIVVAQSTDRGRTFGSPRLVHEDHWVFSACPHRGPSLGFDRRGRLYVAWYTEGTDEQARIYLAVSDDQAKSFTEPILLHTSTNSLPDNLRMAVHPEGMVAAVWEEVTGVRKRVVLRLSLDRGKTFGAVLPLSAGTKAEHPTVAIHPSGTFALAWTEHVFPTNKIVVQEGRIDPPQPERTP from the coding sequence ATGTTTGCCGCCTGGCTGTGCTTGCTGTTCCTACTCTGGTTGAGTCCCGGTCCCGCTCAAGCGGAGTCCCCTTCGATTCCAGACGTCACGCTGGCTCCGGCCCAGGTCGTGGCTGCTGGGCCAATCGCCTTCTCGCCTCCGTCCCTTCAGTATGACGCGGCAGGAACGTTGCACGTCGTCTGGCAAGAAAAGCCGGACAGTCAAGGGCTGGTGAAATCCCTGCGGCTGGCCGGCGCATCGCGGCGTCCCGACGATCCGGTTCAAGTGAGTTCCGTCGGCCTGGGACCGGACGCTCTTCACCAGGCGCCTGCGGTGACGGTGGGAGGAGAGGACCAGGTCTTCGTGAGCTGGTCTACGGCGAATCGGGCTGCGGGTGCCATGTTTGCCTCGGATCTCCGAGTCGCCTCGTCGAGGGACGGAGGAAGGAGTTTCTCACCGCCGGTCCTGGTCAACGACGACGGCTTGCCCATTGCCCATACATTCGACGACATCCTGCGCGGTCCCGAACAGGACCTCTACGTCATGTGGTTGGACGGGCGCGGCAAGGATCGCAGCGGTGCCGCGGTCCAGTTCGCCTGTTCCCGAGATGGCGGTGCGACATTTTCTCCCAACCTCACGGTCGATGGCATGGCCTGTCCCTGTTGCCGGCCGATGCTGGCAGCGGCGCCGGACGGCAGTCTCTGGGCTGCCTGGCGAAAAACCTTCGACGGTCATGTCCGCGATATTGTGGTCGCCCAATCCACCGATCGGGGCCGGACGTTCGGTTCACCGCGGCTCGTGCATGAAGACCATTGGGTCTTTTCCGCCTGCCCCCACCGAGGTCCTTCCCTGGGATTCGATCGACGGGGAAGACTCTACGTCGCCTGGTATACGGAGGGCACCGACGAGCAGGCCAGGATCTATTTGGCGGTGTCCGATGACCAGGCGAAGAGCTTCACGGAGCCTATCCTGCTGCATACCTCGACCAATTCCTTGCCGGACAACCTGCGTATGGCGGTCCATCCTGAGGGCATGGTCGCGGCGGTGTGGGAAGAAGTCACCGGCGTGCGCAAACGCGTGGTGTTACGGCTCTCGCTCGATCGAGGCAAAACGTTCGGGGCGGTGCTGCCCTTGAGCGCCGGCACGAAGGCGGAACACCCAACCGTTGCTATTCATCCATCGGGAACATTCGCCTTGGCCTGGACCGAGCACGTCTTTCCCACGAACAAGATCGTCGTGCAAGAAGGCCGAATCGATCCTCCGCAACCGGAGAGGACACCGTGA
- a CDS encoding amidohydrolase family protein: MTAHTQLVPVSRTLCLLTCCLLWTVLLSSCTGPGVGSHGRQETTGYAFTNGRWFDGEGFREGTWYAAQGKLTRSKPDIPIEIVDLQGGYVVPPFAEAHNHNVEGPWNLEQVVSRYLADGVFYVKIPGNIAEFTKQIRSRVNRPDSIDVLFSNGGLTATGGHPAPLYEEVLAGTRYAAIVGTLPKDWFNRRAYFFIDQPGDVEAVWPAIQADRPDFIKAYLAHSENFAAGPAHSSPARHVGLNPDLLPQIVAKAHTQGLRVSVHVETAADFRAAIRAGADELTHVPGWWVAEPGDVAAAQLTEQDAELAASVGVTVVTTTVAAALMPGHGTGSSHEPHHRPSPDPHGHHASPIDSATVRALQRDNLRLLHRHHVHLAVGSDHADTSLSEVFNLQQLGLFDNRTLLTLWCRDTPRALYPGRQIGRLEEGYEASFLVLAGDPIAEFSEVRAIRSRFKQGRPLAVPNPGHVTH, from the coding sequence ATGACTGCCCATACGCAATTGGTTCCTGTATCCCGCACGCTCTGCCTGCTCACCTGCTGCCTGCTGTGGACTGTGCTCCTCTCTTCTTGCACCGGTCCGGGGGTTGGGTCTCATGGGAGGCAGGAAACGACCGGCTACGCCTTCACGAATGGTCGATGGTTCGACGGGGAGGGCTTTCGCGAAGGGACTTGGTATGCAGCGCAAGGGAAGCTGACACGCAGCAAGCCGGACATTCCCATCGAGATCGTCGATCTGCAGGGCGGTTACGTCGTGCCGCCATTTGCCGAGGCGCACAACCACAACGTGGAAGGTCCGTGGAATCTGGAGCAGGTTGTCTCGCGATACCTGGCCGACGGCGTCTTTTACGTGAAGATTCCCGGCAACATCGCGGAGTTCACCAAGCAGATTCGTTCGAGGGTGAACCGCCCGGACAGCATCGACGTGCTGTTCTCCAACGGTGGACTGACGGCAACCGGCGGACACCCGGCACCCTTGTACGAAGAGGTGTTGGCCGGCACCCGCTATGCGGCGATTGTTGGAACCCTGCCGAAAGACTGGTTCAACCGTCGCGCATACTTTTTCATCGATCAGCCCGGCGATGTGGAAGCGGTCTGGCCTGCGATCCAAGCGGACCGACCGGATTTCATCAAGGCCTACCTCGCCCATAGCGAGAACTTCGCCGCAGGACCGGCGCACTCGAGTCCCGCGCGCCATGTGGGACTGAATCCGGACCTGTTGCCGCAGATCGTCGCCAAGGCACACACACAGGGACTGCGGGTCAGCGTGCATGTCGAGACGGCGGCCGATTTTCGCGCTGCGATTCGGGCCGGGGCGGACGAACTCACCCATGTGCCGGGTTGGTGGGTGGCGGAGCCTGGCGATGTCGCCGCGGCGCAATTGACCGAGCAAGACGCAGAGCTGGCGGCGTCGGTCGGTGTCACCGTGGTGACGACCACCGTGGCGGCAGCACTCATGCCGGGGCACGGAACAGGCTCGTCCCACGAGCCGCACCATCGACCCTCACCTGACCCGCACGGGCACCATGCTTCGCCGATCGATTCCGCCACGGTGCGGGCGCTCCAGCGGGACAACCTTCGTTTGCTCCACCGGCATCACGTGCATCTGGCTGTCGGCAGCGACCATGCCGACACATCCCTCTCCGAGGTTTTTAATCTGCAACAGCTGGGACTGTTCGATAACCGAACGCTTCTGACCCTTTGGTGCCGGGACACGCCGCGCGCACTCTATCCGGGAAGACAGATCGGGCGTCTGGAAGAAGGCTACGAGGCCAGCTTTCTCGTGCTCGCCGGCGATCCCATCGCGGAATTCTCGGAAGTTCGCGCCATTCGCAGTCGCTTCAAACAGGGACGGCCGCTGGCCGTTCCGAATCCAGGACACGTTACGCATTGA
- a CDS encoding TonB-dependent receptor: MHRHRRHFIHVVHCGLLAGLVWGAGPAGALAQDAPPGGEVPVVEMETVKVEGQRIENIEDVKQEFARRPGSNILIQEKEITESRALNLQDVLQFAPGVRFQSRFGADEGQFQIRGTSLRNNFHHRGINILINGIFFGDADGFSDFESIDLLAYERIEVYKGANALRYGANSIGGAINFVPRTGYSASMLQMRMIGGSFGMISGQVSSGKVTQPFKVGSMNATMDYYISVSGNRQDGFQDNSQQARERINANIGLQLGNHQEIRAYFLQANVAERIPGSLTNEQLFSNRQQTGGQSPPGTPPFFACVTSNQACNWGRYYTLQRIGIAYHNEFAPNQFFEIIPYFSNQFVDHPIFQTIRQENNNVGGEFRYVNSNALFGKNNSFVAGFQPRYGNQRQQRFVNINGNIGALTQSYNAKTTYFGAYAEDAFDATKDFTIVIGGRWDYTGRQATVDNFGPAGNPFNPNTPSVQTGTQKPLQHFGAISPKVGFVYRTTPTSQLYFNASRAYEAPLNVELLSSVNANGSANTGFLNLDAQRAWQLELGHRGTTADKRYSWDVTVYNLEMQKEILASNINNQGTFQNANGTRHTGVEAGGATVLKKGLFAQGGAGKDDSLQTRVAYTWSRFKFTDDVRGGGIGGPNVLIAKDGNTVAGAPEHSLNVEMRYDHPAGWWIAPNVEWSLSGFYTDYSNTIKNPSYALVHLRSGWSIDEHWTLFAEGRNLTNKTYAGAVVVNDQFNRFANPGFGISAFGGVEYKF; this comes from the coding sequence ATGCATCGTCACCGTAGACATTTCATTCATGTGGTTCACTGTGGCCTGCTTGCAGGCTTGGTTTGGGGAGCCGGCCCGGCAGGGGCCTTGGCTCAGGACGCGCCGCCGGGGGGAGAGGTTCCGGTGGTCGAAATGGAAACCGTCAAGGTCGAGGGGCAGCGAATCGAAAACATCGAGGATGTGAAGCAGGAGTTTGCGCGCAGGCCCGGCAGCAACATCCTGATCCAAGAGAAGGAGATCACCGAGTCGCGGGCGCTCAATTTGCAGGACGTGCTCCAGTTTGCGCCGGGCGTCCGTTTCCAATCACGGTTCGGCGCCGACGAAGGCCAGTTCCAGATTCGCGGTACGTCGCTGCGGAATAACTTTCACCATCGCGGGATCAATATCCTCATCAACGGCATTTTCTTCGGCGACGCGGACGGCTTCTCTGATTTCGAGTCGATCGATCTGCTGGCCTACGAGCGGATCGAGGTCTACAAAGGGGCGAACGCGCTCCGATACGGCGCGAACAGTATCGGCGGCGCCATCAACTTCGTGCCGCGCACGGGCTACAGCGCCTCGATGTTGCAGATGCGAATGATCGGCGGCAGTTTCGGCATGATCAGCGGTCAGGTCTCGAGCGGCAAGGTCACGCAACCGTTCAAGGTCGGCAGCATGAACGCCACGATGGATTATTACATCAGCGTGTCGGGCAACCGTCAGGACGGGTTTCAGGACAACAGCCAGCAGGCGCGCGAGCGCATCAACGCCAACATCGGATTGCAGTTGGGCAACCACCAAGAGATTCGGGCGTACTTCCTCCAAGCCAACGTCGCCGAGCGGATTCCCGGGTCGCTTACCAACGAACAGCTGTTTTCCAATCGGCAGCAAACCGGCGGGCAGAGTCCTCCGGGGACGCCGCCGTTCTTTGCCTGTGTCACGAGCAATCAGGCGTGCAATTGGGGCCGGTACTACACCCTGCAGCGGATCGGTATCGCCTACCACAACGAATTTGCGCCCAATCAGTTCTTTGAAATCATTCCCTACTTCTCCAATCAGTTTGTCGACCATCCGATCTTCCAGACGATCCGGCAGGAAAACAACAACGTCGGCGGCGAGTTCCGCTACGTCAACTCGAACGCGCTGTTCGGAAAGAACAACTCCTTCGTCGCCGGGTTCCAGCCGCGGTACGGCAATCAACGGCAGCAGCGCTTCGTGAACATCAACGGCAACATCGGGGCGCTGACGCAAAGCTACAACGCGAAGACCACCTACTTCGGCGCCTATGCGGAAGATGCCTTCGACGCCACCAAGGACTTCACGATCGTGATCGGAGGCCGGTGGGATTACACGGGACGCCAGGCCACGGTCGATAACTTCGGACCGGCCGGGAACCCGTTCAACCCCAACACCCCCTCGGTGCAGACCGGTACGCAGAAACCGCTGCAGCATTTCGGCGCCATCAGTCCGAAGGTCGGTTTTGTCTATCGCACGACGCCGACCTCGCAGTTGTATTTCAACGCCAGCCGGGCCTATGAGGCACCGCTCAATGTGGAGCTCTTGTCCTCCGTCAATGCCAACGGTTCGGCCAATACGGGTTTCCTCAATCTCGACGCGCAACGGGCTTGGCAGTTGGAGCTCGGTCACCGCGGAACCACGGCGGACAAGCGATACAGCTGGGACGTGACCGTCTATAACCTGGAAATGCAGAAGGAGATCCTGGCCTCCAACATCAACAACCAAGGGACGTTCCAGAATGCCAACGGGACCAGGCATACCGGCGTCGAAGCCGGCGGTGCCACGGTGCTGAAGAAGGGTTTGTTTGCGCAGGGGGGTGCCGGCAAGGACGACAGCCTGCAGACCCGCGTGGCCTACACATGGTCACGGTTCAAGTTCACGGACGACGTGCGGGGCGGAGGAATCGGCGGCCCCAACGTATTGATCGCCAAAGACGGCAACACCGTCGCCGGCGCGCCGGAGCATAGCCTGAATGTGGAAATGCGATACGACCACCCGGCCGGGTGGTGGATTGCGCCGAACGTCGAATGGTCGTTGTCCGGCTTCTACACGGATTACAGCAATACGATCAAGAATCCATCCTATGCCCTCGTTCATCTGCGTTCGGGCTGGAGTATCGACGAGCACTGGACGCTGTTCGCCGAGGGCCGCAACCTGACCAACAAGACCTATGCCGGAGCGGTCGTGGTGAACGATCAATTCAATCGCTTCGCGAACCCCGGGTTCGGCATCAGCGCCTTCGGGGGTGTCGAGTACAAATTCTGA